The following coding sequences are from one Nitrospirota bacterium window:
- a CDS encoding ATP-binding protein — protein MKIGITYRLFLSILAATGLAILSLFLIMRWNIDQGFYQYLKTLDQSRLEQMAGNLEEAYSEHGNWDFLRDNPRLWIGSLMSVRSDDAADAPSKIIEDGKEMPPLPQGPRRGRRSRWPFIVLDAERKPVFGKIEEAEGADFRPVIQNGKTVGYIGFLPPKQFLNPHQLQFLKQQKSALILAAGGMVLAVMIFSLPLAKRLVRPIRAMTAATGDLASGNYSVRVPVGSLDELGQLARDFNTLALTLEKNEQARRQWVADISHELRTPVAVLRGELEALLDGIRTVTPEAIQSLHAEAMRLNRLVDDLYQLSLSDIGALTYRKENLDLARVLRDSLESYRTEFGRKGIKVTEDISRECGIMVFADRERLNQLFTNMLENSLRYTDPGGDLVIGLAFPEGQVSIVFQDSTPGVPKEELDRLFERLYRVEGSRSRTSGGAGLGLAISKKIVEAHEGTISAHPSPLGGLLIRVTFPIIVRSA, from the coding sequence ATGAAAATCGGCATTACCTACCGGCTGTTTCTCTCCATCCTGGCCGCCACGGGCCTGGCGATCCTTTCCCTGTTTTTGATCATGCGCTGGAATATCGACCAGGGTTTTTATCAGTACCTCAAAACCCTGGACCAGAGCAGACTGGAGCAGATGGCCGGCAATCTGGAAGAGGCCTATAGCGAGCACGGGAACTGGGATTTCCTGAGAGACAACCCGAGACTCTGGATAGGAAGCCTCATGAGTGTGAGGTCTGACGATGCAGCAGATGCTCCATCGAAAATAATTGAAGATGGCAAGGAGATGCCGCCCCTGCCGCAGGGCCCGAGGCGTGGTCGCCGTTCACGATGGCCCTTTATCGTTCTGGACGCAGAGCGAAAGCCGGTCTTCGGGAAGATCGAGGAGGCGGAAGGGGCGGACTTCAGACCCGTTATCCAGAACGGGAAGACCGTGGGCTATATAGGGTTCCTGCCTCCAAAACAATTTCTTAACCCCCACCAGCTTCAGTTTCTCAAACAGCAGAAATCAGCTCTCATCCTTGCTGCAGGCGGGATGGTCCTGGCGGTCATGATATTTTCGCTCCCGCTGGCAAAGCGTCTGGTACGTCCGATCAGGGCCATGACCGCGGCAACCGGTGATCTTGCTTCCGGAAATTATTCGGTCCGCGTTCCGGTCGGTTCTCTGGATGAGTTGGGGCAGCTTGCCCGTGACTTTAACACTCTGGCGCTGACCCTTGAGAAGAATGAACAGGCGCGGCGTCAATGGGTTGCCGACATCTCCCATGAACTGCGGACACCCGTTGCCGTGCTGCGGGGCGAACTTGAGGCGCTCCTGGACGGGATCCGTACGGTCACTCCGGAAGCGATCCAATCGCTTCACGCAGAGGCGATGCGCCTGAACCGTCTCGTGGATGACCTCTACCAGCTTTCCCTGTCCGATATCGGCGCCCTGACCTACCGGAAGGAGAATCTTGATCTCGCCCGGGTGCTCAGGGACTCCCTGGAGTCCTATCGAACGGAGTTCGGCCGGAAGGGGATCAAGGTCACCGAGGATATATCCCGGGAGTGCGGGATCATGGTGTTCGCCGACAGGGAGCGGCTGAACCAGCTTTTCACGAACATGCTCGAAAATTCCCTGAGATACACTGACCCGGGAGGAGATCTCGTGATCGGCCTTGCGTTCCCTGAGGGGCAGGTCAGTATTGTATTCCAGGATTCTACGCCGGGCGTGCCGAAGGAAGAGTTGGACAGATTGTTCGAGCGTCTCTACCGTGTGGAAGGGTCTCGAAGCCGGACTTCAGGCGGGGCGGGGCTTGGCCTGGCAATCAGCAAAAAGATCGTTGAAGCCCATGAGGGAACGATCTCCGCCCATCCCTCTCCGCTGGGCGGGTTACTGATCAGGGTCACGTTCCCGATCATTGTAAGGAGCGCATGA
- a CDS encoding DUF1232 domain-containing protein, with amino-acid sequence MNIRENLQKAVKSFSVEVLAMWLASRDRCVRWYVKLILLFAIAYVVSPYDLINDRVPFWGQVDDIVVLRISYVICRKIIDPVILDDCRERATRFLDAGTANKLRFIAALILVWGFVIFLIAKYLVHKIGKL; translated from the coding sequence ATGAATATTCGTGAAAATCTCCAAAAGGCCGTGAAGTCATTCTCCGTAGAAGTCCTTGCGATGTGGCTCGCATCCCGGGATCGGTGCGTCCGCTGGTATGTGAAGCTGATCCTTTTGTTTGCCATCGCCTACGTGGTGTCGCCGTACGACTTGATCAACGATAGGGTGCCGTTCTGGGGTCAAGTCGACGACATCGTTGTTCTCAGGATCAGTTATGTGATCTGCAGAAAGATCATCGACCCCGTTATCCTTGACGACTGCAGGGAGCGGGCAACCAGATTTCTCGATGCCGGCACAGCCAACAAGCTTCGCTTTATCGCAGCTTTGATCCTGGTCTGGGGCTTTGTGATCTTCTTGATCGCCAAGTACCTGGTGCACAAAATAGGGAAATTATAA
- a CDS encoding DNA-binding protein translates to MKKFTVYALILISFSALFALVTVSVYGQQGFGRFGGRGGSRGEGKQSYDPSRAEVVSGEVSSVKDIETKNGKMSGAGLELITSGGQLLVFLGPHVYVDLQNIRISVGDKVDIKGVKTAADGQALFIAGEVRKGDEVLKLRDDKGVPLWAGNKQQGGR, encoded by the coding sequence ATGAAGAAATTCACGGTATATGCGCTCATCTTGATTTCTTTTTCGGCGCTCTTCGCTCTGGTAACGGTGTCCGTGTATGGACAACAGGGCTTCGGACGCTTCGGCGGGAGAGGGGGATCGCGGGGAGAAGGAAAGCAGAGCTACGATCCATCCAGGGCTGAGGTCGTGAGCGGTGAGGTCTCTTCGGTGAAAGATATTGAGACAAAGAACGGCAAGATGAGCGGTGCCGGGCTCGAACTCATCACATCCGGCGGGCAGCTTCTCGTTTTTCTTGGCCCCCATGTATATGTTGACTTACAGAATATCCGGATCAGTGTGGGCGATAAAGTTGATATTAAGGGCGTCAAGACCGCGGCAGACGGGCAAGCCTTGTTTATTGCCGGCGAGGTGAGAAAGGGCGATGAAGTGTTAAAGCTCCGCGATGACAAGGGCGTGCCTCTTTGGGCCGGCAATAAACAACAGGGAGGCAGGTAG
- a CDS encoding response regulator encodes MNGKILIVEDEAKLANLLVDYLKTSGFEPFSLSNGTEAVPWIREHKPDLVLLDLMLPGRDGMDICREVRTFSRVPVIMVTAKVEEIDRLLGLELGADDYICKPFSPREVVARVKAVLRRAHDGKTFQAHGLVLDEHRYRAALRGQDLGLTAVEFKLLQVLVINPGRIYNRQQLMEKIYPDDRFVSDRTIDGHIKKLRRKLEAVDPETKLIQSVYGVGYKFESEP; translated from the coding sequence ATGAACGGGAAGATTCTCATTGTTGAGGACGAGGCGAAGCTGGCGAACCTGCTCGTCGACTACCTGAAGACCTCCGGGTTCGAGCCATTTTCGCTGTCGAACGGAACCGAGGCGGTGCCCTGGATCAGGGAGCACAAGCCGGATCTCGTGCTCCTCGACCTGATGCTGCCGGGACGCGACGGGATGGATATCTGCCGGGAAGTCCGGACCTTCTCCCGGGTCCCGGTCATCATGGTGACGGCGAAGGTTGAGGAGATCGACCGCTTACTCGGGCTTGAACTCGGGGCCGACGACTACATCTGCAAGCCTTTCAGCCCGCGCGAGGTCGTTGCGCGGGTCAAAGCAGTCCTCAGGCGGGCTCACGACGGAAAGACCTTTCAGGCGCACGGACTCGTTCTGGATGAACATCGCTACCGGGCCGCGCTTCGGGGGCAGGACCTGGGCCTCACGGCCGTGGAATTCAAGTTGCTGCAGGTCCTCGTCATCAACCCGGGGCGGATATATAACCGCCAGCAACTCATGGAAAAAATTTACCCCGACGACCGATTCGTAAGCGACCGCACGATCGACGGCCATATAAAAAAATTGCGGAGGAAACTTGAAGCTGTCGACCCGGAAACGAAGCTCATCCAGTCTGTATATGGCGTCGGCTACAAGTTCGAATCCGAGCCATAG
- a CDS encoding periplasmic heavy metal sensor: MKRILAGLLLGFVVLVIASHDASAQTCGCSDGSGKSFRGEGTPMISPMRHEGMPMMRREHHHMWRTLMSLGLDEKQKEAVREIKSRVMKDTVRKRADLEVARIDLRDLLRKDQVDMTAVEATLAKMASLQTDIRLSHIKASQEIKTKLTPEQRKKFKEMLEMGPGTERMKHDGRRMTPPAEKKEGALQGKEQEHS, translated from the coding sequence ATGAAAAGGATTTTAGCGGGTCTATTGTTAGGCTTTGTTGTTCTGGTTATCGCCTCACATGATGCTTCTGCGCAGACATGCGGTTGCTCGGACGGCTCGGGGAAAAGTTTCCGGGGAGAGGGCACGCCCATGATATCGCCGATGCGGCATGAAGGCATGCCCATGATGAGGAGAGAGCATCATCATATGTGGAGAACTCTCATGAGTCTCGGTCTTGATGAAAAGCAGAAGGAGGCTGTAAGGGAGATCAAGAGCAGGGTGATGAAAGATACCGTCAGGAAGAGGGCCGATCTCGAAGTGGCCAGGATCGATTTGAGGGATCTTCTTCGTAAGGACCAGGTGGATATGACCGCGGTGGAAGCAACGCTTGCAAAAATGGCGTCGCTCCAAACGGACATCCGCCTCTCCCACATTAAGGCCAGTCAGGAGATCAAGACAAAACTGACGCCGGAGCAGAGGAAAAAATTCAAGGAGATGCTTGAAATGGGCCCCGGGACCGAAAGAATGAAGCATGACGGCAGGCGAATGACTCCACCGGCCGAGAAGAAAGAAGGGGCGCTGCAGGGTAAGGAGCAAGAGCACTCCTGA
- a CDS encoding response regulator, translating to MSSGEVLVIDDDKSTRDSLRIFLEFEGYIVSTCESGAAALDLIRKKHFEILLIDYRMPEMNGDELTRWLRPLCPEAFILGISIESNEQAFLRAGADAFLGKRELVQKLIPLLKDRTQG from the coding sequence GTGAGTAGCGGAGAGGTGCTTGTCATCGACGATGACAAATCAACGAGAGATAGTCTCCGGATCTTTTTAGAATTTGAGGGATATATCGTCAGTACCTGCGAGAGTGGTGCAGCCGCTCTCGATCTGATACGAAAAAAGCACTTTGAAATACTCCTGATCGACTATCGCATGCCGGAGATGAATGGTGATGAGTTAACCAGGTGGCTTCGTCCTCTCTGTCCCGAGGCATTTATCCTCGGCATCAGCATCGAATCGAACGAGCAGGCTTTCTTACGGGCGGGTGCAGATGCCTTTCTCGGCAAGCGCGAATTGGTTCAAAAACTGATTCCACTTTTAAAGGATCGAACACAAGGTTAG